DNA from Arthrobacter sp. FW305-BF8:
GTCCGCGTGCGGAGGTAGCTAAAGAGCGGGCGCATGGCGTGGTCGAGGACCATCTGGTGACGGTCCGTTCCGCCGGTGACCCCCAGGAGGGCCGCTTTGCCGTCCAGTGATTTGGGGTCCAGGACGTCGATGAACGACTTGAACAACCCGCTGTAGGACGCACTGAACACCGGTGAGACCGCAATGATGCCGTCAGAGGCCTCGACGCCGGCGATCACCTCTGCCAGCCGGGGCGGGGCAAAACCCGTGACGAAGTTGTTGGCAATGTCCACGGCCAGATCGCGGAGCTCCACGACGTCGATGACCACCTCGTAGCCGGCGGCAGCCAGCTCCCGTGTGGCGGCGGCAGCCAGCTGGTCGGCCAGCAGACGGCTCGACGACGGCACTCCCAGTCCGGCGGACAGAACAGTGATGCGGCGGGTCTCCATGGCGGTCTCCTCTGTTTGGCGCTATATATGCATTTGCATCTATCCGCTCAACCGGACAGGTCCGCCTTTTATTCCGCCACCCCGTCGGCCGCCCAGTACACTGCGTCCATGGCGGAAAACAAGACACAGGTGACCGGGGTTTCTGCGGACGAGTTCATCGCTGCTGTGGAGCACCCGGTGCGCCTGCAGGACGCCCTGCGGCTGCGTACCCTCATGGCAGAACTGACGGGCCAGGAACCTGAGATGTGGGGCCCCACCATCGTCGGATTCGGCAGGGTGCACTACAAGTACGCCACCGGGCGCGAAGGGGACACCGCAGCGGTGGGGTTCTCGCCCCGCAAGGCCAGCCTCTCGCTCTACGGCCTGACAAATGCGCCGGAGTCGTCCATGCTCCTCGAGCGTCTGGGCAAGCACAAGACCGGCGCCGGCTGCCTCTATATCAACAAGCTGGCCGACGTCGACGAAGCCGTGCTTGCCGAGCTGATCAGCCTCGGCTACCGCTACTGCACCACGGTCCTGCACCAGGAATAGGCAGCCGGCCCAAACCTGCCGGAAATGACGAAGCCCCCGCCGTCGGGTTCCCGGAGGAAACCGACGGCGGGGGCCGTCAGCAGTTCAGGACTGCGTAGTAGATCCGGCAAATGCCGGACCTGCTACTTGCCTGCGACTACGTCGAGTTCGATCACAGCGGCAACGTCGTCGTGCAGACGGACGTTGGCCTGGTAGGAACCGACCGACTTGATGTGAGCCGGCAGTTCAACCTTGCGCTTGTCGATGCGGCCAAGGCCTGCGGCCTCAACAGCGTCGGCGACGTCGGCCTGCTTGACCGTGCCGAACAGGCGGCCGCTTTCGCCGGCCTTGACAACCAGCTTGACCGGCTTGGCGGACAGAGCGGCGGCCTGCTTCTGAGCATCTTCCAGGGAAGCGTGCTCGCGGGCGACGCGGGCAGCCTTGATGGACTCAACCTGCTTCTCGCCACCCTTCGACCAGGTCAGGGCGAAACCGCGGGGCAGCAGGTAGTTACGTGCGTAACCGTCCTTGACCTCGACAACGTCGCCAGCAGCACCGAGACCGGTTACTTCGTGGGTCAGAATGAGCTTTGCCATGTTAGTTAATCCCTTTCCTTAGCCCCGGCCAGCGCCGGAGTAGGGCAGCAGGGCAACTTCGCGGGCGTTCTTGATTGCCTGGGCGATCTTGCGCTGCTCCTGCACCGTAACGCCAGTGACGCGACGGGCGCGGATCTTTCCGCGGTCGGAGATGAACTTGCGCAGCAATGCTACGTCCTTGTAGTCGATGACAGTGATGTCAGCGGCCTTCAAGGGGTTGGACTTTGGTTTGGGCTTACGGAGTTCAGCCTTAGCCATCGTGGAGCTCCTATTCTAGGGAGCCCGTGAATCGTGATCCACGGGATGGTGGTGGTCCGACCGCGGCGTGCACAGAACGTGCCATATGGAACGCTCTGGCGGATGCTGCGCCGGACCTTTGTTGTGTTGTTTAGAAGGGAGGTTCGGAATCCGGGCCGTTGCCCCAGCCGCCGCCCGCATTGCTGACTCCGGGCGTGGCCCAGGGGTCTTCCTGCGCTGCGGGCTGCTGGTTGCCGCCCCAGTTTCCTCCGGTGTTGCCGCCCTGGTTTCCACCCTGGCCGCCACCGAATCCACCGCCACCGAATCCGCCGCTGTTGCCGCCGCCGAAGCCGCCCTGGCCGCCGGAGCGCTGGGTGCGGTTGACCTTGGCATTGGCGTAACGCAGGCTCGGGCCGATTTCGTCGACTTCGAGCTCGATAACGGTGCGTTTCTCGCCTTCTTTTGTTTCGTAGGAACGGCTCTTCAGGCGGCCGGAAACAATCACGCGGGTGCCCTTGGTGAGGGACTCGGCGACGTTCTCCGCTGCCTCGCGCCAGACCGAAGCGCGGAGGAACAGGGTTTCCCCGTCCTTCCACTCATTGGACTGGCGGTCGAAGGTGCGAGGCGTGGACGCGATGGTGAAGTTCGCTACTGCCGAACCTGACGGTGTGAACCTCAGTTCGGGGTCATTGGTGAGATTACCGATGACCGTAATAGTGGTTTCGCCTGCCATCTACTGCCTCCTTGTTCGTTCCTGCGGTGTAAAGAATGAAAGTTGGTAGCTGAAATTACTCAGCAACAACCTTCTGCTCTTCGGGGCGGGTGATCTTGGTGCGCATGATGGTCTCGTTGAGACTCAGCTGGCGGTCAAGTTCCTTGGCGGTAGCCGGCGTCGAGGTGAAGTTCACCACGGCGTAGATACCCTCGGACTTCTTCTTGATGTCGTAAGCCAGACGGCGACGGCCCCAGATGTCAACCTTTTCGATGGTTCCACCATCGTTGGTGATGACGTTCAGGAACTTCTGAAGCGACGGCTCTACGGTACGCTCTTCGACCTCGGGGTCGATGATTACCATCAATTCGTAAGGACGCATATGTGAACCCACCTCCTTTGGGCTAAGCGGTTACGGTATTTCCGTAACAGGAGGTTCATTTGCGATGCCGTGCACGCCCGCGGCCGAAAAAGGACCAGGGCGCAGCACAGACTTCACTATCTTAGTGCACCCGGGAGGGTTTCCGCGATTCGGACAGTTCCAAGGCTATGGGCCCGGACGGCTGGCCCGGAACTGCCGGTCCGGCTATGTGGAAAACCGAGGCGTCGGAACGGGTCATACGGCCGGGGCGGTGGACAACACCCGGCCCGGAATACTGGAGCCATGACGATTCTGAAATCCGTGCTCCTTTTCACCCTGGCCGCCGTGGCGGAGATCGGCGGAGCCTGGCTGATCTGGCAGGCCGTGCGCGAGGACAAGGCGTGGTGGTGGGCCGGACTCGGAATCGTGGCGCTGGGGTTCTACGGCTTTGTGGCAGCCTTCCAGCCGGATGCCCATTTCGGCCGGGTCCTGGCGGCGTACGGCGGGGTCTTCATCGTCGGCTCCCTGGTGTGGGGCATGCTTCTGGACGGCTTCCGGCCCGACCGCTGGGACCTCATCGGGGCCACTGTCTGTCTCGTCGGCGTCGCCGTCATCATGTTCGCCCCCAGGCAGGGCTGACAAAACAAAGACATCCGCCCGGTCAGGCCATAATCGGCCAACCGGGCGGATGGTTCTGCAGAGTGCTCAGAGTGCGGGGGCGTGCTTACGACGCCGGGCCGGACCCCACGCCTGCGTTCGCGGTTTCGGCGGACGTCTCGGAGGCTGCGGGCACCCCGGCCCGGCCCGGACCGCCCTTGCGGTAGCGCCACACACCGATGCCGACCACCACGGCGGCCAAGGCCACGGAGAGCAGGAGCGACTCGCGGGTGGAATCAAGGATCACCATGCCGATGATGAGCGCCACGATGCTGCCGATCGCCAGCCAGGTGAGGTAGGGGAAGAACCACATCTTCAGCGACAGGTCCTTGGCTGCGGCCCCCATCCGGCGGCGCAGCACCAGCTGAGACGCGGCAATGACCAGCCAGACAAACAGCGCGATGGCACCGGAGGTGTTCACCAGGAACAGGAAGACCGTGTCCGGGGCGATGTAGTTCAATCCCACGGTGATGAAGCCGACCACGGTGGAGGCCAGCACCGCTGCGGCGGGCACGCCGCGCTTGGAGATGCGGGTCCAGGACTTCGGGGCGTCGCCGCGCTGCGAGAGCGAGAACAGCATGCGGCTGGCCGTGTAGAGGCCCGAGTTCAGGCAGGACAGCACCGAGGTCAGCACCACGACGTCCATGATGGTGCCCGCGCCGGGGATGCCGAACAGCTCGATGACCGCGACGTACGGGCTCTTGGCCACGTTGGCGGAGTTCCAGGGGAGCAGCGTGACAACAATCGCGATGGAGCCGATGTAGAAGACGAGGATGCGCCAGACCGTGGACTTCACGGCCTTCTTGACCGCTTCAACCGGGTTTTCGGATTCACCGGCTGCGATCGTGGCGATCTCAGCACCGAAGAACGCGAAGACCACCACGAGGATTCCGGCCAGGACGGCTCCCGGACCGTTGGGCAGGAAACCCCCGTTGCCCGTCAGGTTGCTCAGGCCGGGCGCCGGAACGCCCGGAACCAGGCCGAGGATCGCTGCCACGCCGAAAAGGAGGAACAGGATGATGGCGGTGACCTTGATGGAGGCAAACCAGAACTCGAACTCCCCGTAGGACTTCACCGAGCCCAGGTTGGTCAGCGTGAGCAGGACCATGAGCGCCAGGGCCCAGACCCACTGGTCGATGCCGGGCACCCAGCGGTGCATGATCGCGGCACCGGCCGTTGCTTCAATGCCCAGCACGATGATCCAGAACCACGCGTAGAGCCAGCCGATGCTGAAGCCGGCCCAGCGGCCCAGTGCCTTGTCCGCGTACGTGGAGAAGGATCCGGTTTCGGGGTTCGCCGCGGCCATCTCGCCAAGCATCCGCATGACGAGGATGACCACGATGCCTGCGGCCATATAGGCCAGCAGGATGCCGGGACCGGCCTGCTGGATGGCCGCGCCGGAGCCGACGAACAGGCCGGCGCCGATGACACCGGCAATGGCGATCATCGACAGGTGCCGGGGCTTTAGGGACTTGGACAGTTGTTGGTCAGCGTGCATGGCTGCGCCATCCTCGTTTTGATTGCAGGTTTTGGGGCGGTGGCCGGGCGGCAAAGGCTGAGGCTGTGCCGGGGACCACACTGTGCGTTTCACACTAAGGGAGCCGGAGGCCGATCCGGGCTGTGCAAAGTTACAGTTTACGGCACCCCAAAACAGGCACACTTCCAGCCATGCAGCTCAGAAGGCATCAAAGGTTGCCTGAACGGCACTTTTGTAACCGGGCTGAAATCTGCCACGTGTGCACTAGGCGTGCGCCGCGGCCCCAAAGAACAGCTCAGTCACCCGGGCAAGGCGTTGCGGATCTTCCACGCCGCAAAGCTCCCGGGCCGAGTGCATTGAGAGCAGGGGGACGCCCACGTCCACGGTCCTGATGCCCAGCCGGGTGGCTGTCAGCGGGCCGATGGTGGAACCGCACGGCATCACGTTGTTGGACACAAACTCCTGGTAGGGAATCCCCGCCTCGCCGCACAGCCGCGCCCAGAGCGCAGCCCCGGCAGCGTCGGTGGCGTACCGCTGGTTGGCGTTGATCTTCAGCAGTGGCCCGCCGTTGAGGACAGGGCGGTTGACGGGGTCATGCCGTTCGGCATAGTTGGGATGGACGGCGTGGCCAGCGTCGGCGGAAACACAGAACGACGCCGCGAACGCCTGCCGGCGCTGGCTCGCCGAAGCGCCCAGCCCGTCGGAGATCCGGACCAGAATGTCTTCGAGCACCGGCCCGCACGCCCCCGACCGGGACGCCGAACCGATTTCTTCGTGGTCGAAGGCCGCGAGCACCGCAATCGGCGCGGTTGCCGCGGAAGCCTGCGCGCCGCCGTCGGAAGCGTCAGCGTGCGCGATCAGCGCCGTGATCCCGGCGTGCGTTGCGGAGAGGTTGTCCAGGCGTCCGGAGGCAAAGAACTCACTCCTGACCCCGAAAACCGCGGGCGGCTGCGTGTCCGCAATGACGACGTCGTACCCTCCGATCCGCGCAGGATCAACCTCTTCAGTGCCCCCACCGGACACCCGCTCGGCCAGCACCGCCAGCAGGTCCTCCCCGCCAGGATCGCCGAGCCCGAACACCGGGTTCATGTGCTGCTGCTTGTCGAGGGTGAGGCCTTCATTCACCGCCCGGTCCAGGTGGATGGCCAGCTGCGGAAAGCGCAGCAGCGGGCCGGTGGCCGTCAGGTGCTGCGTGCCGTCGAGCATCACGAGCCGCCCGGCCAGCTGCAGTTCTCGGTCCAGCCACGAGTTCAGCAGCGGTCCGCCGTAAACCTCGACGCCGGCCTGGAGCCAGCCGAGGCGGCCAGTGGTCGGCTTGGGCTTGAGCTTGAACGACGGCGAATCCGTGTGGGCGCCCAGGATGTTGAAGCCGGTGGTGGGCCCGGCATCCCCGGGCGTGACCCAGGCGATGAGCGCACCGTCCCGGATGACGTAGAACTTTCCTGCCGTGGCGTCCCAGGGCTCCAGCTCGTCCAGGCCGGTGAAGCCCGCCTCCGCCAGGCGCCGGGCGCCTTCGTGGGCCGCATGGAAGCTCGACGGCGAGGCGGTGACGTAGTCGCCGAGGTCCCGGATGTGCTCTGCGGCGGAGGAATGGAGAGGCATGGCTCCGAGTCTAGCGCCGCCCTAGATGGTGACGTTGAGCCCTGCCGTGTACCCGCCGGAGACGGCACCGGACATGGTGGCCAGCTGGTAGATGCCGCCGTCCCCGCCGAACACGTTGTCCGACTGCAGTGTGGTGTTGGGGAAGTTCCGGGCGCTGGTTTCGTAGCCCGCGGAGGCGTAGACCTCCCGGCAGGCTGCGTCGGTCAGGGCGATCTGCGAAACGGCAAGCACCTGCCCGGCGGCCTTGGCGTTGTTCATGGACTCGAACACCTCGAAGTGGATGTGCGGCCAGCGGCCGTTATAGGCGCCCGGGTAAATGGTCTTGAACGTGACCTGGCCGCTGGAGTCCGCTTCCTGCACGCCGCGCAGGAAGTTCTCGTTCTCCACGCCCGAATCGTAGAGCGAGTACCTTCCCTCCCTGTCGCAGTGCCAGGCATAGACGGCCGCACCTGCCAGCGGGACGCAGCCGTTGGCGTTGTCGAGCAGGGTCAGCGTGACGGTCAGCGGCACACCGTCCGCTTTCGTGCCGGACGTGCCGAAGCTTGAGGTGATGTCCTGCCGGACCACACCGGAGGCTTCCAGGACGTTCGGTCCGTTGGATCCGTCGCCGGGGAAGGGGCCCGCCGTCTCCTGGGGGATCTCCACGCCGCACTCGGCGATCGCCCGCGTCACTGTGGGGGAAGCGGAAGCCGAGCCGGCAGCGGAAGCCGACGACGGCGGTCCAGACGATGCGGACGATGACCCGCCGGGCGTGCACGCCGCCAGCGCGGCCGCCGTGCCGGCGCCCACGAACATGCCCAGTGAGCGGCGCGACATGAGCGTGGAAAGATCGAATTCGAGCCCGCGGTCATGGTTGGGGTGCGGCTCGCGCCGGGGCTGCTGCCCTTCGGGAAGGCGGGGTGCGGTTGTCATGGCACCATCCAACTCCAGCGGGCTATGGCCTGCATAGAGCCTCCCTGTGCGGACGCTGTGCCTGTTTCGCCGAGGGGCCCGTTTCAGTAGTCGGGATTGCTCGGGGTCACCAGGCCCGTTTCGTACGCGTACACCACGGCCTGGACGCGGTCGCGGAGGTGCAGCTTGGTCAGGATCCGGCGCACGTGGGTCTTCACGGTGGCCTCGGACAGGAAATAGCGGTGTGCGATCTCCGCGTTGGACAGCCCCTCGGACATCGCCTCCAGCATCTCGGTTTCCCGGGGCGTCAGGTCCTCCAGCAACGGGTCGCGCGGAGCAGGAGCCGCTGCCTGCGGGGCCGCCGTGCCCGGACCATCCGATGCGGCGGCAGGTCCGGCCCCGCGGACATACGTTTCAAGTAGCCGCTGCGTGACCCGGGGCGCCACGACGGCGTCCCCGCTCGCCACCACCCGCACGGCCTGGACCAGCTCCGCGGGTGCCACGTCCTTGAGCAGAAAGGCCGAGGCGCCGGCCTGGAGACCGGCGAACGCGTACTCGTCCAGGTCGAAGGTGGTCAGGATGATGATTCTGGCGCGCGAGCCTGAACCTGTGATGGCCCGGGTCGCCTCGATCCCGTCGAGCGTGGGCATCCGGACGTCCATGAGCACGACGTCGGGATCGAGGCGGCCCACCTGGCGGACGGCGTCGGCCCCGTCCGAGGCCTCACCCACCACCTCGAGGCCGTCCTCACCCTCCAGGATGAGCCGGAAACCCATCCGCAGCAACGGCTGGTCGTCCGCCAGCAGGACCCGGAGGCGTCCGGACTCGTTCATTTGTTCCCCCATGTAGCCGTTCCCCATGTAGCCGTTCCCCATGTTGCCGTTTTCCAAGTTGCCGTCCCGCCTGCCAGTCAGCGTGCTGCCGGCGTTGTGCCGGTGTGCATGTTGGTGCCGGTCTGCATGTTGTTGCCGTTCAGCACGCCGCCGTTGAGTGCCAGGACAGCCCGCACGCGCCAGCCACCGCCGGCGGCCGGGCCTGCCTCCACCGTACCGCCGTAGATTCCGGCCCGTTCCTTCATCCCCGTCAGGCCCTGTCCTGTCCCGACCGGTGCGGCCGCAGGACCGCCGCCCGGGCTGCCCCCGCCGGGGGTGGCGGCGTCAACGGTGCCCCGGCCGTCGTCGAGCACTTCAATGGTGACAGTGGAATCCTCGCGCACCACGAGCACGTCCACCCGGCTCAGCGCCCGGCCGTATCGCAGCACGTTGGTCAGCGATTCCTGCACGATCCGGTACACGGTCAGCTGCAAGGCCACGTCCTCCGGGAGTGCCGGGCCGGTGTGCGAGTAATGCACCGGAAGCCCCGCGGCCCGGAAGCCGTCCAGCAGCTTCCCGAAGCTGGCGCCGTCGGCGAGCGGCTCACGGGGCGCGTGGCTGCCGGTCGCCTCATCCCGCAGGACCCCAAGCACCCGGCGCATGTCCGCCAGGGCGGTGCGGCCCGTCCGGGACAGTTCCGCCAGGACCTCCGCAGCGCGTTCCGGATCCCTTCGAACCACGACGGCGGCGCCGTCGGACAGGGCCACCATGACAGTCAGCGAGTGGGCCACGACGTCGTGCATCTCCCGGGCAATCCTGTTGCGCTCGTCGACAGAGCCCAGGCGGGCGGCCTGGGCGGCCCACGCTGCAGTTTCCTGCTCGTGCTCCCTCCGCTGCCGAACGGAGATGCCTATTCCGGTGGCGATGATGTTGGAGAATACGATGCTGGTGCCCGCCGCAATGCTGGTCACGAGGCGGAACTCCTCGGGCGAGGAGGGCGTTCTGGGCAGTTCCCGCTCGAGTGGCCCCACCGCGGCCAGGAAGTACAGCATTGCCAGCGGCGCAGAGGCTACGGCCATCGTGACCAGGGCAAAGCGGCGCGTGTGCACCACGGCCACGGCGTAGAGCGAGAACCACAGCCCTGCCGACACGTTGGATCCCCACGGATGAAGCAGGGTCACACCAACTTCGGCCAACGCGATGAACACCACCACGGCCACTGGGCGCCGGCGCCGCAGGAACAGGGACAGCGCAACGCTGCCGAGCAGCCCGATCGCTGCCCACCTGCCCGCATTTGCGGCGTCCATCACGGTGGGCACCACCAGCACCGCATCGCAGGCCACCACCACGGCATCCATGACGCGCGGACGCCGGTACAGGTAGCGCCGGACCCGGCCCCGCCGTCGGGCAGCAAGCTCGGCAAAGGACGCGTCAGCCGGGGTGGCTGGCGCGTCCTTCACCGGAACGGCATTCATCATGGGCAGAAACCTCGGTGCGGCTAGACGTCCCGTTTCTTCAGCAGGATCATGGCCAGGACCACGGGCACTACCACCCAGCCGCCCAGTACAAGGGCCGCCTGCCAGACTTCGAGCGTGTCCGGAACGTGCTCCACGGCCGTCAGCGGGTTGATCGTGTTGCCGGGAAGGTACTTGCGGGCCTCCTCGAAGAAGTCACCCGGAATGAGCTGGAACGCGATCGGTGCCACGAAGAACAGGCCCACGAGGGACATGATGCCGCCTGCTGAATTCCGGAGCAGAGTGCCGAGTGCCATGCCGATTGCGGCCACCGCGGCCACGTAGGCGCTGGTGACGAGAAGCAGCTTGACGGACTGCGAGCTGGCGAGGTCGAGCTTGAGGTCGAAGTTGCCCAGGATCGGCACCGCCACCAGGCCGGCAATGTAGGTGGACACCGCCGTCAGGACAAAGGCGCTGACGACCACCACCACGAGCTTGGCGACGAACGCCGGCAGCCTCTTGGGTACGGCAGCGAAGGTGGAGCGGGCCATGCCGGTGGTGAACTCCGAGCTCATCAGCAGGACGCCCAAGGAGCCCAGGATCAGCTGCGCGAAGGATACGCCGGAGGTGGGCACCGTGACGGCGAGGTCGCCGCCCTGTGCCGCGATCGCGGCAGCCGCTTCGGGGTCGGAGGCGGCCTGGTCCGCGAACTGGCCGGTTCCCCAGGCGGACAGGGCGCCAAAGCCAACCATGACGACGGCCGTCGAAGCGAGCAGGATGATGGTGGACAGGAGCGTGCGGAACTTGATGAACTCCGAATTCAGGACGCGGAAGAAGCTTGGACCGGGCCCCGGGCCAGCTGCGTTGCGAGTGGCGGCGCGGCCGGGGCCGGCGGCGGGCTGGGTGGAAATCGAGGTGCTCATGGCGTCAGTTGCCTCCGGACTGGGCGGGAACCGGGGCCCCCGTGGTGATCAGCGAGTGGTATTCGACCTCGTCCTTGGTCAGCTCCATGTAGGCCTCTTCGAGGCTCGCCTGGAGCGGGGTGAGTTCGTAGATCAGAACCTGGTTGTCCAGCGCGCTCTGGGCAATCTGACGCGGGTCCAGGCCCGTGACCTCAAGGAGCTCGTGGTCCTGCAGCTCCACCGAGACCCCGGTTCCGGCGAGGACCTGCATGAGCCTGTCGGGCTGGTCGGAGCGCACCCGTGTCCGGCTGTGGCCCTTGCCGGTGATGATGTCCTTGATGGGAGCGTCGGCGATAATCTTTCCGCGGCCGATCACGATCAGATGGTCGGCGGTCAGGGCCATCTCGCTCATCAGGTGGCTGGACAGGAACACCGTGCGCCCCTCGGAGGCCAGGTACTTGACCAGGTTGCGCACCCAGACCACGCCTTCCGGGTCGAGGCCGTTGACGGGTTCGTCCAGGATGATGGTCTGCGGGTCGCCCAGGAGTGCGGCGGCGATGCCCAGCCGCTGGCCCATGCCAAGGGAGAAGCCCTTGACCTTTTTCCGGGCCACGTCCGCGAGGCCCGTCATATCAATGACCTCGTGCACCCGCTTCCGCGGGATGCTGTGCGTGGCGGCCATGGCCAGCAGGTGGTTATACGCTGAGCGGCTGGTGTGGACGGCCTTGGCGTCGAGCAGCGCTCCGATTTCGCGCAGCGGTGCCGCGTGCCGGGCGAACGGGACACCGTTGACAGTGACGGTTCCCGCCGTCGGGGTGTCCAGGCCCATGATCATGCGCATGGTGGTGGACTTTCCGGCCCCATTGGGTCCCAGGAAGCCGGTGACCTGGCCGGCTTGGACGGTGAAACTGACGCCGCCGACGGCGGTTTTGTCGCCGTAGACCTTTGTCAGGCCTTCTGCCTCAATCATGGAAGCTTTCCTTTGCATAGCTGCTGGCGTGCTGTCTGGTGTGCACGTTCCACGCTACCTAGGCCGCCTGCCGAATTCGCCGGTCTCAGGGATGATTCAGGGGCCAATCAGGGTTTCCGGGCGTCATCCGGTGGGATGAGGCCCTCAGCGGTCTTCCCCGGGTGAGTAGTAGCGCAAGGCGGACCGCTTCAGGGTGAACTCGGCGGCGCGGACCCCGGGCATGGCTTCGCCGTCCACCGCAAGCACCATGGGGGCGGTGCCGCACTCCACGCGGACTCGGGTGGCCTCGGCAAGGTGGGTGATCCGGGAGGTCGCCACCGTACCGGTCAGCACGGACCACAGCATGCGCAGCCGGGCGAACGACTCGTCAGCAGTCATCATCCTGACGTCGAGCACGCCGTCGTCCAGCACCGGCCGGACGAGCGGGGCGTGGTCCCGCGGGTAGTAGCGGCCCCGGCCCAGGTACATGATCCAGAGCCTGTGCCGGACGCCGTTGACGATCAGTGTGATCGGCTTCTCCGCGGCGAAGGTCCGGAACATCGCAACGACGCCGGCGAGGGGCTTCCCCAGGGCGGGCTGCAGCTGTTCGCGGCGCCGCACCAAATTCGGGTACAGCCCGATGCTCGCGGTGTTGAGCATGATGAGCTCCACCTTTTCCGGATCGTCCGCCAGTCCGCGTTCCACGGCGACGGCGCCCACGTCAGCCAGCGCCGCTTCGCCGCTTTCCGCTGCGGCTACCGCCTCCACCAGGGAGGGCGTGCCGACGTCACGGGCGAAGTGGTTGAGGGTTCCACCGGCCAGCACCAGCAACGGAAGATCATGCTCGACGGCGGCTGCGGCGGCGGTGCCCACAGTTCCGTCCCCGCCCCACACCCCGAGCGCCCGGATGCCCGGAACGGTTGCTGCCTCCGCCATCCGCTGGGCAACGTCGTCCTCGGGCGCCATGAGAGTTATATGCGCAGACGGGAATACCTCTTTCAGCGCTGCTGCGGTTTCCTCGGTAAAGGACCCGCCGAGGGTGTTCACAGCGATGCTCAGCCCCTCCCCGTTCGGGAGTCTGGCCGCCTCAACCCGACGCCTCGAGGTGGCAGGCATGGGCGGCCGCACCGGCCACCATTTCCTCGTCACAAGCGCTGCGCCGGCTCCGATCGCGGAACCAAACAGCACATCCGATGGCCAGTGGGCGCCTGTATGCACTCTGGAGTATGCGACGCCTGCGGCCACGGGGGCCACGAGGGCTCCGAGCACCGGCTGCACCATTCCGGTGCCCAAGGCGAACGCCACCGCTGAAGCCGAGTGGCCTGACGGCATGGAGGAACTGGTGGGCTGGGGATGAACGAAGCGAAAGACCGGCAAATGCTCAGGCAGGGGCCGGGCGCGCGGAAGCAGTGTTTTGAAGACGAGGTTCGTCACGGCGGAGGCAACACCCTGTGCCAGCAAGCCGTGAACTGCGGCGCGCCTGGTGCGTCCCGGAATGGCAGCGGCCACGGCCGCTACGCCAAACCAGAGCTTTCCCTTGTTGGCCGAAGCCGAGAGCCGCCGGAAAAATGTGTCATGGTGCCCGCCGGGAAAGCCGGAGACGGCCCGCATCAGCGTGCGGTCGAGGGCAGCGACCCAGCCGGGCCCGCGGCGCAGCATTCGTCGCATTTCCCCACCCTACCGCCCGGTACAGCGGTGTGTTCGCGCCACCGGCGATTTCTTTCCGGACGATCATTCCCTGACCGGAAGGGGCTTGGCGGCGCCGGCGAGCAACAGGGCGAGCAGGATGGGAACACCGATGGCCAGCAATGCCAGGCGGATTCCGGTCAGGTCCCCGAGGTAGCCCAGCAGCGGGGGGCCGGCCAGGAAGGCGACGTAGCCAATGGTGGAAACCACCGACACCCTGGCCGCCGCGTGCCGGGGATCGTCCGCGGCGGCCGACATCCCCATCGGAAACGCCAAGGCGGCCCCCACTCCCCACAGAGCAGCGCCAACAGCAGCCAGCCAGAGGTTTCCGGCGAACACGAACAGGCATAGGCCGGCCGCGGCGGCAGCCATGCTTCCCCGGAGCACTGCCACCCGGCCGTACTTGTCGATGACGGTGCCCCCGAAGAAGCGCATGGCGGTCATGGCCAGCACGAAGAGTGCGAAAAGCAGGGCGCCGGTGGACTCGGGGGTCTCCAGGCCGTCCACGGAGGCCTTTGCGATCCAGTCGTTGCCTGCCCCCTCGGTCAGGGTGGCACCGA
Protein-coding regions in this window:
- a CDS encoding CE1759 family FMN reductase produces the protein METRRITVLSAGLGVPSSSRLLADQLAAAATRELAAAGYEVVIDVVELRDLAVDIANNFVTGFAPPRLAEVIAGVEASDGIIAVSPVFSASYSGLFKSFIDVLDPKSLDGKAALLGVTGGTDRHQMVLDHAMRPLFSYLRTRTAATAVFAGPQDWGNTDDGGTPLSVRIERAAAEFSRLLEGGQPGRKPALLESLPFEQLLAGISAGQ
- a CDS encoding DUF1801 domain-containing protein; the encoded protein is MAENKTQVTGVSADEFIAAVEHPVRLQDALRLRTLMAELTGQEPEMWGPTIVGFGRVHYKYATGREGDTAAVGFSPRKASLSLYGLTNAPESSMLLERLGKHKTGAGCLYINKLADVDEAVLAELISLGYRYCTTVLHQE
- the rplI gene encoding 50S ribosomal protein L9, whose protein sequence is MAKLILTHEVTGLGAAGDVVEVKDGYARNYLLPRGFALTWSKGGEKQVESIKAARVAREHASLEDAQKQAAALSAKPVKLVVKAGESGRLFGTVKQADVADAVEAAGLGRIDKRKVELPAHIKSVGSYQANVRLHDDVAAVIELDVVAGK
- the rpsR gene encoding 30S ribosomal protein S18, with amino-acid sequence MAKAELRKPKPKSNPLKAADITVIDYKDVALLRKFISDRGKIRARRVTGVTVQEQRKIAQAIKNAREVALLPYSGAGRG
- a CDS encoding single-stranded DNA-binding protein; this encodes MAGETTITVIGNLTNDPELRFTPSGSAVANFTIASTPRTFDRQSNEWKDGETLFLRASVWREAAENVAESLTKGTRVIVSGRLKSRSYETKEGEKRTVIELEVDEIGPSLRYANAKVNRTQRSGGQGGFGGGNSGGFGGGGFGGGQGGNQGGNTGGNWGGNQQPAAQEDPWATPGVSNAGGGWGNGPDSEPPF
- the rpsF gene encoding 30S ribosomal protein S6; this translates as MRPYELMVIIDPEVEERTVEPSLQKFLNVITNDGGTIEKVDIWGRRRLAYDIKKKSEGIYAVVNFTSTPATAKELDRQLSLNETIMRTKITRPEEQKVVAE
- a CDS encoding YnfA family protein codes for the protein MTILKSVLLFTLAAVAEIGGAWLIWQAVREDKAWWWAGLGIVALGFYGFVAAFQPDAHFGRVLAAYGGVFIVGSLVWGMLLDGFRPDRWDLIGATVCLVGVAVIMFAPRQG
- a CDS encoding amino acid permease → MHADQQLSKSLKPRHLSMIAIAGVIGAGLFVGSGAAIQQAGPGILLAYMAAGIVVILVMRMLGEMAAANPETGSFSTYADKALGRWAGFSIGWLYAWFWIIVLGIEATAGAAIMHRWVPGIDQWVWALALMVLLTLTNLGSVKSYGEFEFWFASIKVTAIILFLLFGVAAILGLVPGVPAPGLSNLTGNGGFLPNGPGAVLAGILVVVFAFFGAEIATIAAGESENPVEAVKKAVKSTVWRILVFYIGSIAIVVTLLPWNSANVAKSPYVAVIELFGIPGAGTIMDVVVLTSVLSCLNSGLYTASRMLFSLSQRGDAPKSWTRISKRGVPAAAVLASTVVGFITVGLNYIAPDTVFLFLVNTSGAIALFVWLVIAASQLVLRRRMGAAAKDLSLKMWFFPYLTWLAIGSIVALIIGMVILDSTRESLLLSVALAAVVVGIGVWRYRKGGPGRAGVPAASETSAETANAGVGSGPAS